The proteins below are encoded in one region of Corvus hawaiiensis isolate bCorHaw1 chromosome 3, bCorHaw1.pri.cur, whole genome shotgun sequence:
- the KRTCAP3 gene encoding keratinocyte-associated protein 3: MARGQRGPGALAEPRRLMRTGLGLIVLGHGSLVLGAIVHGSVLRHVAGARRAVTPEYAAANVVSVCSGLLSIAAGIVAILVSHNLSRAALHWTLLSVSLLNCLLSTACSVGLALAIALTVHSRGTHLVRGCNSSALPMDARSAIATNDCPFNTTRIYDTALALWFPSLLLAAAEAVLSGRCCLVALVFQGIGPCAHSYGKEQLARPNAAMEKPPRERQQLLAGLAQSHA; the protein is encoded by the exons aTGGCCCGGGGGCAGCGGGGTCCGGGAGCGCTGGCGGAGCCGCGGCGGCTGATGCGCACAGGACTGGGGCTAATCGTGCTGGGCCACGGCAGCCTCGTGCTGGGCGCCATCGTGCACGGCTCGGTCCTGCGGCATGTGGCCGGCGCCCGCCGCGCTGTCACCCCCGAATACGCGGCGGCCAACGTGGTGTCGGTGtgctcggggctgctg AGCATCGCGGCGGGCATCGTCGCCATCCTGGTGTCGCACAACCTGTCCCGGGCGGCCCTG cactggACCCTGCTGAGCGTATCTCTGCTGAACTGCCTCCTGTCCACCGCGTGCAGTGTGGGGCTGGCGCTGGCCATTGCCCTCACGGTGCACAGCCGGGGCACACACCTGGTCAGGGGCTGCAACAGCTCCGCGCTGCCCATGGACGCCCGTTCAGCCATTGCGACTAATGACTGTCCCTTCAACACCACGCGCATCTAT GACACAGCCCTGGCCCTCTGGTTCCCCTccttgctgctggcagctgcagaagctgtgCTGTCAGGCAGGTGCTGTTTGGTGGCTCTAGTCTTCCAGGGCATCGGGCCCTGTGCACACAGCTATGGCAAAGAGCAG cTGGCCAGGCCAAATGCAGCAATGGAGAAGCCGCCCCgtgagaggcagcagctcctggcaggacttGCTCAGTCTCATGCGTAG